The sequence TCGCCTACACGCTCACCCCCGACGACGAGAAGGGCGTGCGCGTCGGAGGGCCTGCCCCGTTCCTCGATGCGGCCGCGGAGGCGATGGGCATCGACCGGCTGCACGTCATCGACACGGGCCTCGATCCGGTGACCGCCGAGCGGGAGCAGTGGGACGACGGCAACAACACGCTGGCCCTCGCTCCCGGCGTCGTCATCGGCTACGAACGCAACATCGAGACGAACGAACGTCTTGAGGAGGCCGGCATCGAGGTGGTGCGGATCGCGGGCTCCGAGCTGGGTTCCGGCCGTGGTGGGCCCCGCTGCATGTCGTGCCCGATCGCGCGGGATACCGTTCCCTCGAATGGTTAGGCAAGCCTCGTCTCAATAAGCGAAGGCTTTCTTGAATTAGCGAAACCTTGGTTCACAAGATGGCATCCGATGGGACTGACCTCACCATTACCGAGTGGATCTAGAATGGTTTTTCCGCGTATGGTGGAGGCATGGTCAGCCTCAAGAAGAATCCCCGGTCGAAGTTCTACGAACTGCTCCAGGCGCAGATCAGGAACGAATTCCATGCGGCACAGCAGTACGTCGCGGTGGCCGTGTGGTTCGACGGTAAGGACCTGCCCCAGCTCGCCAAGCACTTCTACCAGCAGTCGCTGGAAGAGCGGAATCACGCCATGGCACTGGTGCAGTACCTCCTCGACACCGGCCACCACGTCGAGATCCCGGACGTCCCCGAGGTCCGCAACGACTTCTCCGACATCCGGGAGCCGATCGTCCTCGCGCTGGAACAGGAGCGCGGGGTCGAGGCCGACTTCAGGCAGCTCGCGAAGGCAGCGAGGGACGAGGACGACTTCACGGGCGAGCAGTTCGTGCAGTGGTTCCTCAAGGAGCAGGTTGAGGAGATCGCCTCGATGAACCGGTTGCTCAACGTGGTGGACATGGCCAAGGGCAACGTCTTCGACGTCGAGCAGTTCCTCTTCCGCGAGTCGGTCGGCGAGGACACCGACTCCACGATGCCGCCGGTCGCGGGCGGGAAGCTGTGACCCCGAGACGCCTCGACGGCGCGCCAGCCGCCGTCGAGGCGCTCTCACCTCAGTCGCGACACCGCCGTACCTGATCAAGGTATGCGGAGATAGCGTCGCGATTCCTGGTGAGGCATTCGATGCGCCTGTCCATCCGCTCCCGCTCACCCTCGAGCTCCGCGAGCGTTTCCGGTGTCGCGCGGGGAAAGTAGATATTCCTCGGCTGGTCGAGACACGGAAGAATTTTTTTGATCAAGCGAGTGGGAAGTCCGGCTTCCAGCAGTCCGCGGATCTGCGCGACCCGATCGACGGTGTCCTCGTCGTAGTCGCGGTATCCGTTCGGGCGGCGACAAGCCCTGATCAGACCCTGCTCCTCGTAGTACCGCAGCAGCCTCGGCGGTGTGCCCGTGCGCTCCGCCAGTTCCCCGATCCGCATGTGCTCGCCTTCACAGACCTCGCGCTTGACCTTCACATCGATGTGAGGGTTTCAGCATACGGCCATGCGAAGCGATCCCCGTTCCGACCGGCTGCCGATCGGCGCTCTTCTCGCGCTGACGACGGCAGCCTTCATCACCGTACTCACCGAGGCCCTTCCCGCCGGTGTACTTCCCGGAATCAGCCGCGATCTCGGTATCTCCGAGTCGGCGGCAGGCCAGACCGTCACCGTCTACGCGATCGGCACCGCACTGTCAGCCATCCCGCTCAGCTCGCTGACAGCCGGGTGGCCGCGCAAGCGGGTACTGCTGATCGGCGCGGCCGGGTTCGCTGTGGCGAACACCGTCACGGCGATAGCGGGCAACGTTCCCCTGCTCATGGGCGCACGGTTCGTGGCAGGAATCGCCGCGGGGCTGGTGTGGGCGCTGCTCGCCGGTTACGCGCGGAGGCTGGCCCCGGAAGGCCAGGAAGGCCGGGCCATCGCCGTCGTGATGGCCGGTATCCCGGCTGCCCTCTCACTCGGCGTTCCGGCGGGGACCTTCCTCGGTGAGGCGTTCGGCTGGCGCTTGACCTTCGGCGCGATCACCGTGGTGGCCGTCGTGCTCATCGCCTGGATCATGGCCGTGGTGCCCGACCGGCCGGGGACCCGCGCACACGGCAGGCTCCCGATGGCTCGAACCCTCGCCACGCCGGGTGTCGCGGTCGTTCTCGTGGTCACCACCGTCTTCGTGCTCGCGCACACCATCGGCTACACCTACGTGGCCGCGTTCCTCTCGGGTGCGGGCATGTCGGGGCACATCGACGTCGCACTACTCGTGTTCGGAATCGCATCGATGGTGAGCATCTGGATCGTCGGCGTCCACATCGACCGCCGACTGCGGCTGCTGTCCATCGCGAGCGTGATCATGGTGGCTGTGGCCTCGACCGCGCTCGCGCTGGTATCGGGCGACGTGGTGACCACCTACATCGCGCTGGCGTTGTGGGGCCTCGGCTGGGGTGGTGTGCCGACGCTGCTCCAGACCGCCGTCGGCAAAGCCGGTGGCGTTTACGCGGACACGGCTCAAGCCGCGCTGGTGACCGTCTGGAACGGGGCCATGGCCGCAGGAGGTGCCGCGGGCGGGGTGCTGCTCGGCTTCCTCGACGCCTCCGAACTTCCGCTGGGTGTCGCGGTTCTGCTCGTGCCGGTGTTCATCGCCGTGCTGGCCGCCCACCGGCACGGATTCCCCGCATCGAAGCCGGCTCAGCAGTCGGACGTGTGCGACCTCAACGTGACGGCGACGACGGCGCCGTCCGTCGTCGAGAACTCGTAGAGACCGTGGCCGTTGTCAACGACATAGCTTCCGTCCTCTGCCTTGCCGTTCGGGTAGAGCGTCTTCAGCCTGTCCACAGGTGTACCAGGCCCTGCTCCCTCCGGCGTGACCGCGTTGCGGGCGGCGAAGCCGACGACCCCGTACTGCCGGGAGATCGTCACCGCCTTCACCGCGGCGTCACCCTCGACGAGCTCGTAGTCGGCGCACACCGGGGGCGGCGGGGTCTCGCCCGAGACCATGAGCATGTCCGTCGCCACCGCATCGCCGTACGGCATGCCGAGCTTGAGCGCCCGGTAGCCGTCGGGTTGGAGGACGGCATCGGCGATCACCACGTTGCCGTTGTGGGCCGGCGTGCTCGGCGAGGTGAGGCTGCCGGGGGGCACGGTTTCCATTCGCCCCGGCGGCGTGGTGGCTCTCGGCGGGGACGGGTTCTCCATGACCGCGGAGTAGGTCGGCAGATCCAGTTGCGGGGTTTCGAACACGGAGACGGACGCGGGCCGGGAGCCAGGTGAGGCAGCGACCCGGATCTCACCGGGCTCGTCGGACGGTGGAGAGCCGGAGACCACGATGGCCGCTGCGGTGACGGCCACGACGGCCATCGTGGTGCCGCCGCCTGCCAGCACGGCCCTTCGCCTGCGCAGCCGCCGCGCCCCTGCCACGATCAGCTCCTCGGCGCGGGGCGCGGGTGCCACGTCGAGCCTTGAATCGGCGAACAGCTCCTGCAAGCGCGCGTCGATGTCATCGATGCCGCCGAGGTCATCGATATCGCCGCTGCCGTGGCGAGTGGTCATGTCGTCGCGCTCGCCGGAGTCACCAGAGTTGCCAAGGCTGGCGTGGTCGCCGAGATCGGCGCGGTCGCCGTGGTCATCGGGGTCGCCGCCCTCAGACTTCGAACCGGAGGTGTTCACACCACTTCCCTCCCTTCGCTGCCCTCGTCTCGGCGCAACTTGCCTCGGAGTGAGGCGAGTGCCTTGCTCGCCTGGCTCTTCACGGTTCCCTGGCTGACGCCGAGAGCAGCGGCGATCTCGGCCTCGCTGAGTCCCTCGTAGTACCGCAGCACGATCACCGCGCGTTGCCTCGGGGGCAGCTCGCGTAGTGCCCGCCACAGCGGTTCGTGCTCGAAGGGATCGGTGTGGACCACAGGGCCCGACTCGGGAACCTCGGCAACGAGACTCTCCCGCCGGAAGCGCCGCCACCTGCTGATATGGGCGTTGGTCATCGACCTGCGGACGTAGGCGAGTGGGTCGCCGGTCTTGCGCAACACCGAACTCCAGCGCGACCCGATCTTCTCAAGCACCGATTGCACGAGGTCGGCCGCGTCGTGCGGGTTGCCTGTCAGCGCGTGCCCGTAACGCAGGAGTCCGGGCAGGCTGGACTGCACGAACTCGGAGAAGTCCGTGAGGTCGCCAGACACGACCGTGTCCTTCCTGTGGCCGACGATGCCCGCCACGCCCCTTTCGTGAGGAGGCGCGGGCACTGCGGATACGAACGCAGTCACCGTAATCCCTCCCTCACGCAGAGCTGTGAACGCCTCAAGTGTTCGGCCTGAGGTGGTCACGCGCGAGGGAGTCACCAGGTTGCCCGTGGAGGGCTCCGTCACCCGCCCGGCATCGCGGGCGGAGGACGGAACCGACCGTCCGGACCGGGGAGGTAGGGCTCCACCGCCACAACGGCCGATACGGGGATCGGCCCGTAGACGTGGGGGAACCACACACCGTTGTCGTCGCCGGGCTCGCCGGGCTCCCACCTGACGGGCACGGTGAGGAGTTCCGGGTCGATCCTCAGCAGCAGGAGATCTTTCCTGCCCGAGGCAAGCGTGTTCGCAGGCAGGTGCACGGTGCCGGGGTCCGAGCAGTGGATGAACCCCACCTCGTCGAGGGAAGCGGCGCGATACGAGCCACCGTCCGGCACCGCCTCCCAGTCACGGGCAGGGCAGAAGTGCAGGATCATCGGCGTCAGCGCAGGGTGAGCTGCCGCCCGATCAGCCCGTCGCGGGCCCTGCGTTCCGCAGCGTCGAGCGGCTTGTCGTCCAGGGACGCGAGCGCCGATTCCAGGCGAGTCGCGAGTTGCTCGGCGGGTTCGGCCCACTCCCGCGCGTGAGCCTCGGCGTCGAGATCCCACACGGGAACGAGCAGTCCGTGCGCGCGGAACGAACCCGCGTAGCGCGAGCCCTCGCCGAGCGAGAGTTCACCGGCCGCCGACAACCTGGCGAGTGCCTGGAGCAGCCGGTTCTCGTCGGTCGGCCACACCCAGCGCAGGTGCGCCTTCGACCCGGCCAGCGTCCAGTAGGCGCCCTGCCGCACCCGCTCGGTGGGCATGATCGCGGCGTTGGCGCGTTCGAGCGACATCGCGACCTCACCGGTGGCCTGCGTGTCGTCGGCGAGCCACCAGCCGAAGTCGGAGTGCAGTTCGACCTCCAACTCGGCGTCCGGGTCGAGCAGGTCCTGCAACCTCTCGCCAGGCTGCGGTTCGCTGGTGGTGTCGGGCACCGAGAGCACCTGACCCGGCTCGGCGTCCAGTGCCCAGCGCAGCGCGCGGCCGAGGTCGCGGCTGATGTCCGACGACCGCGTCTGCACCTGCATGCCGATGAGGATCTCGCCGGTCTCGCCCCGCACCATCGCCGCCGCGGCCACCGGCAGCACGGAGGCCAGTGTCACGGTGCGGTCGCCGGCCTCCTTCACGGGCAGCGGCGCCGTGGCGGATGGGACGAATTCGCGCAGCGCGATCAGCTCCGGCTCGGCCGCGAGCCCCTCGAAAGGGCGCGCCACGAAAACGTCGCGAACCTTCCGCTTACCGGCCTTGCCCGGCCCCTTCCTGCGTGCGCCCTTGCCCATTGCCGCCCTCCTGGATGTTCGGTTGGCTCGACGCTACTCGACCCGGATCAAGACTAGGGGTGACGGGTGCATCCCGCCCGGGTGACAGGCGGTGGTCGGGTGCGCGGCCTGCGGCACGGTCGCGCACCGGCGACTCGCCGATCCTTCGTCGCGGACCCGGCAGGCGGCTTCCGGCACCGGGCTCGCCGGTTTAGCCTGAGTGAGTGACGACTCGGCACATTGAGGGACCGGTCGCACTGAGCGGCCGTTCGGTCCTGCTGCGCGAGTTCACCCTCGCCGACCTCGACGGAGTGCGGGGCCTGGTCGGGGACGACCGCGTCACCCACTTCCTCTCGTTCACCGCACGCAGCGAAGAGCAGTCGCGGGAACTCCTCCGCACGATCGTCGAGGAAGCGAGACGACGCCCCCGCACCGAGTACTACCTCGCCGTCACGCCACAGGAGCAGGTGGACCCCACCGGCAGCGACAAGGTCGTGGGCATCACCAGATTGCAGCGGACCCATCCGCACTCGGGAAGGCTCGTCTACGCGATCGCCCACGCCTACCAGGGCCGAGGCTACGCGCGGGACGCGGTGCGGACGGTGCTCGACTTCGCGTTCGGGCAGCTCGGGCTGCACCGGGTGACCGCAGCGGTCGGCCCCGACAACAGGGCGGGACTCGCCCTCGTCGAGCGTGTCGGGTTCACCAGGGAAGGCGTGCTGCGCGACCACGTGCACACCAACGGCGCCTGGCGGGATTCGGTGCTGTACTCGATGCTCGCCCCGGAGTGGCGCACGGCTCGCGAGGCATGATGCGAAGTCGTCAGCGCAGCGGAGGCAGTACCCACTGCTGCGAGCTGTCCGGGTCGTCGAGCCACACGCGGTGGCGGCCATCGTCGTGGACGGTGAGGCCGAGTCTGTCCCAACCCGGCCTGCCGAATCTCTGCCAGAGCTCGTGAACGCTTTCGACGTGATCCCAGATGGCAACGGGCCCGCCCTGCCGGACCTCCCGCAAGCCCTCGTCGTCGGCCGCGAGTGACACAGCACACCACGAGCCGTCCTCGCCCGTGAAGGTCGCCCACTCGGGTCCGGCCCCGCGATAGCCGAACGTGATATTCCGGGGAAGCCGCAGCTGAGCCAGAAACCACGGAACCGAAGCCGTCCACGGCCGTGGGTCGAGCCGGGTCACCGACCGTCTGCCGCATTCGAGGTCCACCCTGAGCGAGGGTGCTGCGAATGACGTGCCGGTGGCGTCGCGCATCGCCATGAAGCCTGCCCACTTCGGCAGGAACCGACCTTCGAGCCGATTACCGATGCGCCGCAGGAGCACCAGGTTTCCTGCGTGCACACCGCGTTTTACGTCCACAAGCACGAGCCCGCCGTCGCGTACCTGAGCTGCCCACGCGGAGGGCACCATCGAGACCGAGCACGTCGCGATGATCCGGTCGTACGGCGCGGCGTTCGGCAATCCGGCGGCCCCGTCCCCTGCGACGAGCGTCGGTGTGTGGCCGAGACCGGCAAGCCGCTCACGCGCGAGACCGACGAGGTCGGCCTCGATCTCGACGGAGAATACGTGAGCAGCGCCGAGACGATGGGACAGCAGGCCCGCGTTGTAGCCCGTGCCGGTGCCGATCTCGAGCACCCGGTGACCGTCATGCACATCGAGTGCCTCGAGCATGCGCACCATGAGGCCGGGCTTCGTTGACGACGACAGGGGCACTCGACGGCCGTCCTCCAGTTCCGCGAGCGCCGTCACGAGTGGCGTGTCGCTGTAGACCGTGTGCAACCAGCCCGCGTCGGCGGTGGTTGTCTCCACCCACACACCGTCAGCACGCTGCACGGAGAACCGGGGCACGAACACGTGACGAGGTACCGCCTCCAGTGCAGCACGCCAAGCCGGATCGGTGAGCACCCCGTCAGCCACGATCGTGCCGGCGAGTTCGCGCGCATGCTTATGCCACTCGTGCTCGGTTGTCATGTACGGGCACCTCTCCCGAGTAGTTCCGCGAATCGCCACCGTGATCGGGATCGGCAATCCGCGCAACCGCGCAGCCCCGGACATCGGTGACATAGGCAGGTCCGGCAGGAGCCCACTTGCTGGCTCGCGAGGCATGAGCCGTGGCGCGGGCTAGGCTCTGGCTCGTGTTCGACCCGCGCGATTCGCAGTTCCTCGCCGACCCTTACCCGGCATTCGCCGAGCTTCGCTCGCGCGGAGCGGTTCACCACCACGAAGGGCTCGGGCTTTCGATCGCCGTCTCGCACGCCGCCGCTTCCGCGGTGCTGCGCGATCGCAGGCTGGGCAGGCTCTGGCAGGACGCCACACCGGCGGAGCAGTTCGCGTCGTTCAACATGCTGCACCGCAACTCGCTGCTGGAGAACGAACCGCCCGCACACACACGGTTGCGCAGGCTCGTCTCGGCCGCTTTCGCCAGGGGACACGTCGAGCGCTTGCGTCCCTCGGTGGAGGCGCTCGCCGACCGCATGGTGGCCGAACTGGCCGACCACATCGCCGCCGAAGGTCAGGCCGACCTGCTCGAACACCTCGCCCAGCCACTGCCGGTCGCCGTGATCACCGAGTTGCTCGGTGTTCCCGAACGGGACGGTCCGATGCTGGTCGGCTGGAGCAACGCCATCGTCAAAATGTACGAGTACGGGCTGCCCGAACCGCAGCGGCGGGAGGCGGAGGCCTCGGCGACCGAGTTCGCCGACTACCTCCGCGCGCTGGCCGCCCACAGGGCCGACCGCCCCGGCGACGACCTGCTCAGTCACCTCATCGCGAGCGACCTCACGGGCGACGAGGTCGTGGCCACGGCGGTGCTGCTGCTCATGGCGGGGCACGAGGCCACGGTGAACGTGATCGGCAACGGCGTCCACGCGCTGCTGACCCACCGCGCTCAGTGGGACAGGCTGGTGGCCGACCCGGCTCTCGCACCGACGGCGACAGAGGAACTCATCCGATACGACTCGCCGCTGCAACTGTTCGAACGGACCGCGACCACCGACGTCGAGATCGCCGGGCATCGCATCGCCGAGGGAGACAAGATCGCCGCGCTGCTCGGTGCGGCGGCGAGGGACCCGGAGGTTTTCGCCGACCCCGACGTCCTCGACATCGGTCGCACACCCAACCCGCACCTCGGCTTCGGTGGGGGCGTGCACTACTGCCTCGGGGCTCCGCTCGCGCGCATCGAGATCGCGGCGGCGCTCACCGCGCTCGCCCGGCGCCTTCCCGGACTCCGGGAGGCGGACGCGCCCGTCCGCAGGGGCGAGTTCGTGATCCGGGGGTTCAGCGTGCTGCCCGTGACGGCGTGACCCGCGCTCCTCAGCGCGCCGCTGTCCTCGGCCGTGCCCTGCGCGGCAGCTCCGGCGCGTCCTGAACCCGCAACACCCGCAGCGGGCGGACGAGCTGCTCGTCCATCGGCGCCAGCAGCCGCGTGAAGCGGCGGACGACGAGCACGGTGGCGAGCGCGAGCAGCACGGCGGAAAGGTCGGAGAACGCGGTGAGCACCACGGCGTCCACCTGCGCCTGCACCCCGTCGCGAGTACGCCACAGCACAGTGAGTGTCAACAGCAGCGCGTTGGCGATCCACGTTCCCCACCACGCCAGCACGAGCCGTGACGGTTTCGGGCGCTGATTGGCGGGCCTGCGGATGGCGGCGTGTTCGAGTTCGGCGAGGATCGAACCCGCCATCGCCAGATTCAGTCCGGGCACCAGCAGCCCGACGAGCACCTGCCACGTCGGACGGGGCGGATGCTGTCCCGCCTCGTCGGCCGCGGCTTTCCTCGCGACGAGAAGCCACCACACGGACACGACGAACGCGAACACCGCCACCACGAACGTCAGCAGGGAGAACGTCAGCACCAGCGCGTCGGACGCGCCCACGACGGCGGACGACAACGCGCTGTCCCGGCTCAGTACGAGCAGCACGTAGCGCCAGAGTTCGGCGCCCGACGCCACAGCCGCGAGCGCCACCAATGTCCACAACACCGCCACCGCGTTGCGGGCGATGAGCCGCAGCCGCTGCGACGGCACGGGAACGGCGGCGCTCGTGCCCTGCACGGCCGTCGGCCACCGCCACACCACGTGCGGGAACCCCCAGCGCGGAGGGACGTCGTAGGCGGGGGGCCCCTGATACGGGATGCGCGGCCTCGAACCAGTGCCGGGCAGCGCGTTGCCCGGCACTGAAGCGACCCACCGCACCGGCACGCGCGGGGGCTGCCCGTTCCGGTTCCCCGGTACAGGGCCCCAGCCGGGTGCCGCCTGATTCACGCGACCAACCTCCCGGACACGCGGCTCACAGCACCTCGGCAGGCACGTCGGCGCGATCGGAGACCATCGGACGCCCCATGGCCTCCCACGTCTTCATGCCACCCTCCACGTTCACGGCATCGACGACGCCTGCGGCGTTCAGCCAGGCCGTGGCGCGTGCGGAACGACCACCTGTGCGGCAGACGACATGCACGGGGCGGTCGGCGGCGAGTTCACTCAGCTCGCCTGCCCGCGCAGGTAACTCGCCGAGCGGGATGTGAACGGCCGAAGGCGCGTGCCCTGCCGCCCACTCGTCGGGCTCCCTCACGTCGAGCAGCACGTAGTCCTCCGAGGGAAGGGCATCGATCGAGATCGTGGGTATGTCGCCGGAGTGGTTCACGTCTCCATCGTCGCATGCGCTGCCGTGCGATGCCGGTGAGCCGTCACGGCCTTCGGTGGCGGCCCGCGAAACCGTCGAGCCCACCGTCCTCACCCAGGTCGGCGCCACTCGGGTCGCGCATGAACCCGAGCCGGTCGGGTGCGTGCAACTGGAGCATCACCACATCGACGTCCTCGGGGACACGGCGGGCCGTCGCAAGGCTCACCACCACCGTGGTGAGCAGCGCGGCAGGCACGGTCAGGAGCGCGGGCTGGGCGAGGAACCACGACGGTTCCTCACCGTGCACTCTGGCCACCACGTACCCGGCCAGCGCGCTCAGCGCCCCAATCCCGCCGACCAGCATGCCGAGCAGTGCCCCGACCCACGTGAGGCGCCGCCACCAGATGCCGAGCAGCAGCAGCGGGCAGAACGTCGAAGCGGCCAGCGCGAAAGCCAGCCCCACGGTGTGGACGAGGTCGTCGAGCGGCAACGCCACGGCGACCGCGACCGCCGCTCCCGACAGGCCCACCATCGCGATGATGAAGTCCCGCTGCTTACCCCACATCAAGTCGCTGGTGATCATGCCGGACACGCTCACCACCAGCCCGGACGAGGTGGACACGAACGCGGCGAACGCGCCAGCCGCGAGCACCGCGACCACGAGCTGGCCCACCACACCCGGCAGCATCGCCGACGGCACCCGCAGCACAGCGGCGTCGTTCTCCCCCGTCACCAGCAGCTCCGGCACGTACATCCGCGACAGCGCCCCGAGCAGCACGGGAAAGAGGTAGAACACCCCGAGCAGCAGCAACACCTGCACGGTGGTGCGGCGTGCGGCCCTGCCGTCGGGATTGGTGTAGAAGCGGGCGAGCACATGTGGCAGCCCCATCGTGCCGAAGAAAGTCGCCACGATCACGGAGTAGGTCCACCAGACGTCGTCGCCGTCCTCGGCTGGCTGGAGCCAGCTCGCGTTGTCCGACTCGGCGTCCACCACGACCGGAACGGCGGAGGAAGCCGGGAACAGCAGCCGTTCACCGTCGCGCGCCGGATAGTCGATGCCGGGAACCCACATCCTGGGGCCGGGCGGGTCCTCGTCCAGTTCGTGCACCATCGTGGGTTCATCGACCCTCAGGACGACGTCCGTGCCCACGGTGACCATGGTCTCCTCGGTGAACTCCGGCGGCGCCTCCTCACCGAGCCCGCCCGAGGCTCCCGTGCCTCCGCTACCGAGGAAGACAATGCTGAGCACGAATGCGGGAATCGCCAGCGCGAACAGCTTCACCCAGTGCGAGAACGCCTGCACCAGAGTCGCCGACCGCATTCCGCGTAACAACACGTTGGCCGTGACGAACGCGGCCACCAGCGCCGGCCCCCACCACGTCTCCGCCTCCGGCGCGATCGACGTCAGCGCGAGACTCGCTCCCTGCAACTGCGGCACGAGATAGACCAGCCCCAGCACCGCGACGAACACCGTCGAGACCACCCGAAGGCCGGTGGAACCGAGCCGTGCCTCAAGGAAGTCGGGGATCGTGTACGCGCCCGAGCGGCGAAGCGGAGCGGCCACGAAGATGCCGAGAGCGAGGAACCCCACGGTGAACCCGATGGGATACCACAGCGCGTCCGCACCCTCCTTCAGCACCAATCCCGAAACGCCGAGGAAGGAAGCGGCGCAAAGGTACTCGCCGGAGATCGCCGAGGCGTTCCGCCTCGACCGCACCGTGCGGCGCGCGACAAGGAAGTCGTCGGTGGGCCGCGCGTACTGCGACAGTCGATGACCGAGGTACGACGTCGCCGTCAGGACCAGCACGACGGCGGCGAGGGCCCATGGGTTCGGCTGCACGGACTGTTCCCCCGCTACATCGTGCCGACGGCGTCAATTCTCGATCATCGCGACGAAGTCCCGTTCGTGTCGCTCCGCCAGCCGGTTGTACCACAGGCCGACACCGAAGAGCAGGGGGAAGGGCAGCACACCCAGCAAGATCCAGGGCACGGGTAGCCCGATCACTCGCCACGTCGCGAGCTGCGGAAGGTGGTGGAACAGCAGCGGCAGCGCGCCCAGCGCCACCACGACGACGCCGAAGAGCAGCAGACCGGCCCGCAACTGCACCTTGACCAGGTCTTTGACCAGCAGCTTTTCCCAGCTCGTCTGCTCGGCGAGCTCCACCCGCGCCCGCATGGACGAACTCGACGACCGCCGAGGTTCGGCGAGGACGACCTTCTTCCTGCGGGGCTTGGCATTGCCCTCGGCGCCCTCGGCGTTGGCTGGCGGGCCTGCCGACAGCGCCACGGCAGGCCGCTCCACCTCCAGAGGGCGCGGCTTCTTGCCCAGCGTCGGATCCGGCTCCCTGATGCCACTAACGCTGCGGTAGACCTCGTCGTCAGCCATGACCGGCTAGCCCAGCCTGGACGAGCCGACCAGCTTGTCCTTCAACTCCCTGGTGTGCCTGCGGCTCACTGGAAGGACCTTCTCCTCGTTGCCGATCACGACCTGGTAGCCACCCTGGCCCATGCGCAGTTCCGTGATGAGCGGCAGCGCGACGAGGAACGACCGGTGGATGCGCACGAACCCGGCCTTGGCCCAGCGCTCCTCGAGCTGAGCGAGCGGGATGCGCACGAGGTGGCTGCCGTCGGTGGTGAACAACCTCGCGTAGTCGCCCTGCGCCTCCACCCACCGCACCGTCGAGCGCGGGATGAGTTTGGTGGTGCCCGCCAGTTCGACGGGGATCACCTCGTCGTCGCGCCCTCGGTCGGGCTCCGGCTTCCTGCTGTGCCCCGAAGCCGCCTCGATCTTCTCCACGACCCGCGACACGGCCTTGTCGATACGTTCCTGCCGCGCTGGCTTGAGCACGTAATCGACGGCACCGAGGTCGAACGCCTCGACGGCCTCCGTGGAGTGTCCCGTGACGAAGACCAGCACGGGAGCCGGATTCAGCGACGCGAACACCCGCGACATCTCCATACCGGAGAGCCCCGGCATGTTGATGTCGGCGAACACCGCGTCCACGGGCGGCATTCCTCGTTGCTTGCGGGCCCTGATGAGGTCGTCGTCGGAGCCGAGGAGCCGTAGCGCCTCGGAGGCATCGACAGCCGGAAGCACCCGCCCGACGTGGGCGTTGGCCTCGAGACAGTGCTTCAGCTGATCAAGTCCGTGCGGCTCGTCGTCAACGGCCAGAACGAGCAGCTTCGGTGTGTCGTGGGGAGCACTCACAGTGAAACGCATCCTGCCGCTTGCAA comes from Saccharomonospora xinjiangensis XJ-54 and encodes:
- a CDS encoding cytochrome P450, with translation MFDPRDSQFLADPYPAFAELRSRGAVHHHEGLGLSIAVSHAAASAVLRDRRLGRLWQDATPAEQFASFNMLHRNSLLENEPPAHTRLRRLVSAAFARGHVERLRPSVEALADRMVAELADHIAAEGQADLLEHLAQPLPVAVITELLGVPERDGPMLVGWSNAIVKMYEYGLPEPQRREAEASATEFADYLRALAAHRADRPGDDLLSHLIASDLTGDEVVATAVLLLMAGHEATVNVIGNGVHALLTHRAQWDRLVADPALAPTATEELIRYDSPLQLFERTATTDVEIAGHRIAEGDKIAALLGAAARDPEVFADPDVLDIGRTPNPHLGFGGGVHYCLGAPLARIEIAAALTALARRLPGLREADAPVRRGEFVIRGFSVLPVTA
- a CDS encoding DUF4328 domain-containing protein; translation: MNQAAPGWGPVPGNRNGQPPRVPVRWVASVPGNALPGTGSRPRIPYQGPPAYDVPPRWGFPHVVWRWPTAVQGTSAAVPVPSQRLRLIARNAVAVLWTLVALAAVASGAELWRYVLLVLSRDSALSSAVVGASDALVLTFSLLTFVVAVFAFVVSVWWLLVARKAAADEAGQHPPRPTWQVLVGLLVPGLNLAMAGSILAELEHAAIRRPANQRPKPSRLVLAWWGTWIANALLLTLTVLWRTRDGVQAQVDAVVLTAFSDLSAVLLALATVLVVRRFTRLLAPMDEQLVRPLRVLRVQDAPELPRRARPRTAAR
- a CDS encoding rhodanese-like domain-containing protein; protein product: MNHSGDIPTISIDALPSEDYVLLDVREPDEWAAGHAPSAVHIPLGELPARAGELSELAADRPVHVVCRTGGRSARATAWLNAAGVVDAVNVEGGMKTWEAMGRPMVSDRADVPAEVL
- a CDS encoding sodium/solute symporter — encoded protein: MQPNPWALAAVVLVLTATSYLGHRLSQYARPTDDFLVARRTVRSRRNASAISGEYLCAASFLGVSGLVLKEGADALWYPIGFTVGFLALGIFVAAPLRRSGAYTIPDFLEARLGSTGLRVVSTVFVAVLGLVYLVPQLQGASLALTSIAPEAETWWGPALVAAFVTANVLLRGMRSATLVQAFSHWVKLFALAIPAFVLSIVFLGSGGTGASGGLGEEAPPEFTEETMVTVGTDVVLRVDEPTMVHELDEDPPGPRMWVPGIDYPARDGERLLFPASSAVPVVVDAESDNASWLQPAEDGDDVWWTYSVIVATFFGTMGLPHVLARFYTNPDGRAARRTTVQVLLLLGVFYLFPVLLGALSRMYVPELLVTGENDAAVLRVPSAMLPGVVGQLVVAVLAAGAFAAFVSTSSGLVVSVSGMITSDLMWGKQRDFIIAMVGLSGAAVAVAVALPLDDLVHTVGLAFALAASTFCPLLLLGIWWRRLTWVGALLGMLVGGIGALSALAGYVVARVHGEEPSWFLAQPALLTVPAALLTTVVVSLATARRVPEDVDVVMLQLHAPDRLGFMRDPSGADLGEDGGLDGFAGRHRRP
- a CDS encoding LytR/AlgR family response regulator transcription factor; the encoded protein is MRFTVSAPHDTPKLLVLAVDDEPHGLDQLKHCLEANAHVGRVLPAVDASEALRLLGSDDDLIRARKQRGMPPVDAVFADINMPGLSGMEMSRVFASLNPAPVLVFVTGHSTEAVEAFDLGAVDYVLKPARQERIDKAVSRVVEKIEAASGHSRKPEPDRGRDDEVIPVELAGTTKLIPRSTVRWVEAQGDYARLFTTDGSHLVRIPLAQLEERWAKAGFVRIHRSFLVALPLITELRMGQGGYQVVIGNEEKVLPVSRRHTRELKDKLVGSSRLG